ATTCACGCAGTTTGCTGAGTTTCACTCTTTTTCACCTCACTCCGTTACGACGTATTCGGCGACCACGTAGAACTTCCCGGCCGTGACGGCCTGGCCCGCGATGGTCGCCGTGATCTGCCGGGCCGCGGTCGTCTTCTTGAAAGTGGCCGCGGTGCCGGTCGAGACGCCCTCGTGCATGCCGGCGTCCCAGGGATTCGCGGCATTGCTCACGGCAATGGCCGCGACGATGTCATCGGCCGCCTCGGCATGGAGAGCGATGGTGCCCGCATCCGCGCCGGCCGTGGTCAGGGTCGTCAGGACCTCGACATAGGTCCGGGTGATGACGGCCTTGATCGGGATATAGACCCCGAGGCCGATGGCTCCGATGGCTCCGCCGTGGACGGCGAAGTCGTAGAGCGCCTTGACGGTCCGCTTGACCCCGACGTCCGCCGGCAGGTCGGCGATCCCCGGAGAGCCGTGGGCGAGCTTCACCGGAATGGCGGTCGTGGCGCCGGCGACGACGGCCCCCAGGGCGGTGCCGAAGTAGGCGCCGGACTGCTTCTTCGAGAGGTGCGGGTCATCGGCGGTCACGAAGTACACCGGATCGCCGATAGCCACGGCCTTGTTGCCGAGATCGTCGACGCCTTTGACCGAAAGGCTATAGACGTCCTCGGTGTCGACCATGACCTGGCCGTCGGCGTCCGTGGCCCCAAGGGCCACGCCGTGGATCCCACCCAGGGCGACAGGGTGGCCGGAGACGATGGCGGCGAGGGTGAGCAGGAGGTGCTTGCCCCTCTGGACCCAGTTGTTGGCCATTACTTGTCACCCTCTTTCTTCTGCTCGTCCTTCTTCTGCTCGGCCACGCCCAGGAGGCTGTCCATGGTCTTCTGGGCCTCCTTGAGCGCGGTCTCGGCGTCCTCGGCCTTGCCCGACCCGGCGCCCCGGATGGTCACCCGGTTCGCCTCGACGAGACCCTTGATGTAGGCCTCTTCCTCGGCCACGGCCGCCTTGACGGCCTCCTTCAGCTTGTCGTCGCTCTCGAAGGTCCGGCCGGCCAGGGACTTGATCACCCGCTCTTTAGCCATGGCGGGCAGCTTCGCTTCCTTGAGGGCCTCGACGATCTTTTCCTTGGTCTCGGCAGCGACGGCCTTCTCCCGGAGGGTCTTGTTCTCCGTAGTCAGGCCCTGGACAGCCTCGGCGAGCTTGGTGATCTTGCCCTCGGCCTCCTTGATCGCCTTCGTGACCTCGTCCTTCTTGCCGTAGACGCGGCTTTCGACCTCGTCCGTGATGGCCTGGACGATCTCCGGCCGGGACTCACGGAGTCCGTCGAGCAGCTGCTTTTTGGTCGCCTCGTCGAGGTCGGCCTCCTTGAGCTGCTTCAGCAGTTCCTTGATGTCCACCGTCTTATCTCCCTTCTGGGAATCGGGTCGGTTGCTCGCGAGCAGGCGGTCCAGCCGGCCGCCCGCCGCGCCATCGGTGACCAGGTCAACGCTTTTGACTGCCTTGATTGCCTCGATGATTTGTCCGGTGCGGCCTGCGATTGTTCCTTGACGCGTTCTGCCTAGAGCGTTGTGGCTGAGCTGGATGGCTTCGGGGTCTTCCTTGGCCAGGGAGTAGAGCGCCCGGGCGGTTTCGTAGAACTGGAGCTTGCCCCTGAGCGATCCATCCTCGGCGACATGAACCCCATGATACCGACCGGCGAGATCCCGAACAGACCTCTCCGGTCGGCCGGCCTCCTCGGTCGGCGTCGGGTGGTCGATGAACGCCCGGGCGCCCTCGTAGAGCGGCGCCGCGGCCGCCAGGGCCTCGGCCGGGTAGTATCGGCCGTTCTTTGACCAACCGGGCTGGATCAATGTCACTTCGGCCTCGAGCTTGTCGGCCGAGAACTTGGCCTCCTTGAGGGAGACGAGCTCGCCGAACTCGACGTCAGTATCGGTCGCCTCCTTCGCCCACTTGCCGCCGGGGGTCTTGTGCCACCCCGCCCGCTCACAAGCCGACCAGGCCGCGGCCATGGCCTTGTCCTCGGCGAGGCCTCGGCCGAGTTCGGTGTTAGCCACCTGGCGGAAGAGGCCCTGGGCCTCAGGCGGCAGGACGTTACGGACCGCCGGGGGCAGGTCTTCGTTGCGCATCCACGGCATCGTCGGTCATCCTCCTTACGCCTCGAGGTACTGGATGAACTCCTCGGGGCCCATGAGTTCGTCGGTGAGGTAGCAGAGACAGTTGGGGTGCGGCACCTCGGGCACCCGGTCCTTCGGATATACCCCGCCGCCGTTCGGCCCGCCGGCGGCT
Above is a genomic segment from Bacillota bacterium containing:
- a CDS encoding DUF2190 family protein is translated as MANNWVQRGKHLLLTLAAIVSGHPVALGGIHGVALGATDADGQVMVDTEDVYSLSVKGVDDLGNKAVAIGDPVYFVTADDPHLSKKQSGAYFGTALGAVVAGATTAIPVKLAHGSPGIADLPADVGVKRTVKALYDFAVHGGAIGAIGLGVYIPIKAVITRTYVEVLTTLTTAGADAGTIALHAEAADDIVAAIAVSNAANPWDAGMHEGVSTGTAATFKKTTAARQITATIAGQAVTAGKFYVVAEYVVTE